The genomic region CTTTTTCTTCAGGGGATTTCTTTCTCAATTCATTAAAACCTGATTGTTGTTGAATACGGTGCATCATATCTGCTCATTCTTCCCCTGACACGTGCATCTCTGCAGGTGATTTCAGCCCCAAGCCCAGGTgtcaggagggagggagggagggagggagggagagagggaggggaggacaaaaaaaaccaaaacaagccCACACTCTGAGCTGTGGCTGAGTAACTCCAGTGTTTTCTGTCACTAACTCTCATTGTCTCTTGCTCACAAACACGGGCACGGCTATACAACCATCCACTCCCTCTCCCTGTCCTTCAGCTACTGTTGTCATGACAACAGGGAGGCTAATCTCCAGTGGACAGAAcgagagagagcaagagggagagagagggaaagtgcAAGTGCTTGCACAGAAACGTGCTCCTGAGAATGAGGAGcaattgtgtgtgtgcgcgGTAAAGAGATGCAATGCATGCTTGcatatttcagtgtgtgtttgtgacataaattaagtgtgtgtgtgtgtatgtttgtgtgtgtgtgtgtgatgtgtgtaaaGACACGTGTCTGTAATGTATCCTGTGCTGGGAACATCAGCTGAACATATGTACTGATGTTTTTCCAGAAGAAGGAACACAACTGACGCCTCTCCTCCTTCCTATTCCTCCACCTCTAAACATTCATGCCCGTGACTTTACCTTCGTCCTCGTGACCTTCACCAGCCCCAGAAAATCCTTATCTACCTCCCCTTCCTTCTGAACTCATccccctttctccctctctcactctctatccctcaaaatgtatcttcctccatctccatctccatcctctctctctttctacctCACAATCTTTTCATCCtttcagaaacagcctcagCTGGAATcacttcttctctgtctctctcttttcgtCACACGTACACACATTCCTTTCATCCCTCCTCTAATTCCTACACCCATCCCTCTTTCTTCTGTAGGCCTCCAAGCTTTCCAGCTCCCTCAGCTCcagcccctcctctctctctctctctctctctctctctctctctctttctttttctcacatTCTTAAATCCTAAATGCTTGCCTAGcatggaacacacacacacacacgtactttGTTATGGCTGATTAGGCTGGCAGAGCCACGGGGTAGTCAGCCCATGGGATGGGATGATGAAGGGATGGAAGGGAGTGTAGAGGAAAGGAGTGGTGGAAAGTGGAAGAGAGTGATGAGTAGAGGAGAGGGTTTGTAGAGATAATTATGAATGATGAGTGTTGTTTCCtcaaagatagagagagaaaataatcaCAGTGTTTCTGTACACAGTGGGGTTTTTCACGCGTCTTATACGTTGGTGCGTGTGAACGCGCACGCGTGCAGATGTGAATTCGGGGTTGGAGTTGTCATCCAGTAGAGGGcggagtgagagagaaagtgaggagAGGGGAAGCTGGAGCTGCAGAGGGCTGGAGCTGCGGAAAGGAGCGGAGCGGACATGGCCAGGAGCGCATGCCGGGTACCTGCAGCCTGAGAGCggagggaggagaggcaggagtCGGGGGTCCTCCGGTTgactgaagaaagaaagaaggtacAGAAGGTGACTGTAAGGGGGGTAGACTGCTTCACACCATCAGACGACTCACTCATTCACATGTCTTAAGAACAGCAGGAGATGCATTACGTCATAGCCTCCCATCGCCCTAGATGACCGCGCGCAGGACGGGATGATGCAGGGCTGCTGGACTAAAACCgattcagctgctgctgctcctcgcGAGTGCCCTGTGGCGAAGTCTCGAGCGCACGAGGAAGGAGGGGAGCCGCCGTCGTGCGGCCGCTGGCTCTGATGGCTCCACGCACCCCGGGCGGGAAAGAGACACAGCAGTCGCCGCGGCGAGAGAGGGAAGGGGGCAGCAGGTATCTGGGAAGTGACGTGGTATCCGCGCCCCGCCAGCCAGCAAAACGGTGCGGCTGTCGTGCGTTTCGCAGGAGGGCAGGAGCGGCAAGGGGAACATGGCCGCGCAGTCGGACGGCAGTAAAGCCGGGGTCGGGTACAGCGGCAGCGGGTTCGCCCAGCTGTACGATGTTGACGCTGAGGAGCCCATGGACTCTGCCGCGATCCACATCTGTCAGTGCTGCCGCACCTCAGCCTGCTACTGGGGCTGCCGCTCTGCCTGCCTCGGCTCTCTGCTTGGAGGGGGCCAGCCTGCCGGAGGGGTCGGCATACGGGAGACTCACTGCCCGCCCcgggagcagctgtggttggaCTGCCTCTGGATCATCCTCGCCctccttgtcttcttctggGATGTTGGCACAGACCTGTGCCTGGCCATGGACTACTATCAGAGGAAGGACTACCTTTGGTTTGGCCTCACTCTGTTCTTCGTGCTGGTGCCGTCGGTGCTGGTCCAGATTCTAAGTTTCCGCTGGTTCGTTCAGGACTACACCGGAGGGGGGCTCGGGGAGGTAGAGGGGCTGACTAAGCGGGGCACAGTGGCTTTGGGGTGCCTGTATCCCGGCAGAGACCGCCTACAGCTGGCCTCCATCTGGCTGTGGCAAGTCACCATTCACATCCTCCAGCTGGGACAAGTGTGGAGGTAAAGTGGGTGgggacacaaacaacaacacacacctgatcCCAACTCTGTCACTACACTATCTTTATCCTCTCCCTCACTgtcttttcacacacacagttaatgCCGCTAATGGTTAGAGTGGGATGTCTTCTTGATGTAGCTCTAAGAAAGCAACGCTTGCTCCGCACTGACAGgcaggagaggaagagcaggaggaggacaggaaaagGCTCTCTGTGACCTCCTCGGTGCTTCAGTTACTATCTGAGAATAACAGGCAAATATATCAGGAGAGACAGCGAGGAAGACAatgaaggagacagagaaagacagtCAGAGAGACAGTGATCGCACTCTGAGAaaaactctgctgcactgaTCGAGTGTGACATCTTggagtttcttttctttttgggtTAACTTACAAAAAGACTTACTTCTATAATCTCAGTAGAGTGAtacaagagaggaggaaaagccACTGAAACAACCTACTTCAACTTTTAGTGTTGTTAAAGTGAACCCAACATCATGTAGGGAACAGAAGTGGTGCTGAAAACactttcagcaccatggacagcgctCCAATGACCCTTGTGTTCCCAAACCTACCTCAACTTTAAGTGTTTTCATAGTAAACCCCAAATTATGATCAAAGACTGTGAGTGaggtgctgtccatggtgctgaaagtgaatccagcaccacggacagcacCTCTCTCACCGTCATTGATCATGATCTTTGGTTCTCTTTCAAACAGTAAAAGTTTAGGTATGTTGGGGAACACAAGGGGTCATTGGAGAGTGGTCCAAGGTGCTGAAAACactttcagcaccatggacagctcctcACTTACCGTCTTTGATCATGATCTTGGGTTCACTATTAAAATACTAAAAGTTGAGTAGGTTGGGGAACATAAGGTGCCATTGAAGCGCTGAGGcactgtccgtggtgctgaaagtgttttcagcaccacggacagcacCTCAGCCACCgtttttcactttaaaacactggatTCTCGGCTGTGTTTGCAAGTCGtgcgtgtgtgttcatgtgtgcgGTTTTTGTCCGAGCATGGTCATGCGTGGCTGCGTGTGTGACCAGTGGAAAAACGGTGTCATGGCTCTTCCCGTGAGTGTCAGCATGCATGGGGAGTACAAAGAGGAAAAGCATCTGTGCTGCTGGCAACAcacctcactccctcactccctcactccctcgcTCTCTATCTTGGACTCTtcgatacacacacacacacacacgtatagaCGCAGTTGGACATGGGTAGGTGCAAATTGTAGTGCTAAAAGCCCTGGCAAGatagaaaacagacacacatgcaccttTCAGCGCTTGAAAACACACACCACCAAGTTTCtacctcttcttcctcactgtgtttatgtttgccTTTGCATGTGTGCTTGGATTTGaaagcagtagtagtagtagtagtatcatcTTGCTTATCTGCCTGGAAGCCCTCTGTACAAAGACAGCACTTGCACCCACCCCCGCCCCTCTCTCTAAGAAGATGCCTTAATGTTGTCCACTTGCCTCTAGGCGGGCAGCTGAGTGAGTAGAGTAAgcagtgtgtgcttgtgtgttgcaCCCTGTTGTGCAGCTCAGCACCTCTCTTTTGATCTCTGCGTGGTTGTAGGGTTAACTCAAACCCTCGCATGCACGTATCCCTCGTCCATATCCTTGTTCACGCCACCCAGTAATCACCCCTTCTGCCCAAAGAATGGACTCTCCCACCTGGAGGAAGTAGAAAAAGGGGAAAGAagacggaggaggagggagtgggGAGTAGGGAGTGGGGAGTGGGGGTGTTCCTAACGGAGGAAATGGTTCGGCCTGATTGAGACAGATTGCCGTAGAGATGGAGAGGCTGTGGTGAGAAGGAGGGGTGAGGtcgaggaggagggagggaggaaaggtTGCACGTTCACGACGGGAGTGAAAAAAGGGGGAGGGGAGTCGAAAGTGTGcaaggggagagagggaaaacgAAGGAGCGAGAGTGGTGGGGGTTGGGCTGAGGCGTGGAAGATGTACTGTGTTCGGCACATATGCTTTGAGAGCACATCCTTCCATGTAGAGGCATTAATTGGCTGTCAGGGTCTCCTGCCTTGCTGCGCAGGAAAGCCTCATTCCTTTACATGAATGAAACACAGCCACTTCCTGTTTACTGGTTTAGGAAAGCTACATAAATGACGCTGCTGACTTATCCTTCACTGTTATTGAGTCAAGGACAAAAGGCATTTTGACgtcattaaacatttaagagTCTAAATTTTTGATACCTGGTGCCACAACGTGCCCCTCCTGAATCCAAAAGATTGTTTGTCACTTCTTAATTATCACCAATTAATCTGTGAGTCATGTGACTGCATCAAAAAGGTGCAAAAACATGGCCTTTATACACCATACTCTGTCCAGCATGTAAAATGTaccatgttgatttaaaaagtagGGCTAGGCGATACTGTCTAAAATTACAATCTTAAATTTTTCGCCTTGAGACTGGAaatgcagggagcagagagtgggggaagaaatgcaataaatacagccgaaaagcatcattttaaccacacagttgaagacaTATATTCAATATCTGACTTCTTGATgcatttgaaaacgactgtcgacgtagttttttaaatattcacaaaaatgcaacttgcagaATAATTTGGAACATGGTGTACAAACCTGAAGTATTGTCAAACTTGGTATGCTAACGCCTTAGAAACAAATGGTTTGGGATAGCCCTTTAAGTGAAACGCTAACATAAGGTTGTTGGTTAATTACATCCACATCTAttgacaacaaatctccttactACAGGTAACATATTAGCTTCGGAATAGCTTTAACTAGCTTAAATAGGATGTAATTGTAACAAGGAAGTAAAACTGGTGCATCAAAGACAGGAAGCAATTCCAGAATACAGACTGTAAAACTTTCTCTGTCATGAGAGCACGCACAGTGGAGTGTTTCATGCCAAGCGTGGGAAAGATAAAGCAGTCCACAATTGAGCGTTCCAGGCGTCTCTCATCTTTGTGCCGCTACATCATTAATTAGCCAGGAGTGCTCCCATGATTGGCAGCCTAAGTGCCTCTGCATGCCCAGCCTCTGCATCAAGCCAGACCTGATGTGAGTGCGTGCACATGTCGGCATTTTCCAATGGATTCCGGTGCATTATTTATGTTTTGGTGAATTAAGCTTGTATGTTCCCCCCAGCAGATGGCTGTAATATCCATACGTGCATGCAGAGACATATACATAATGCAGGAgcgcacgcatgcatgcaccCGATGACACCCCAACACACAAAGAGTACAGTACGCACACGCAGGGAGGCGGGATCGATAGAATACATTATTTGCCCACATGTGCATATACACACcttcactacacacacacacacacacacacacacacactcgtgagTGCCTGAGGCATTTTAATTGAAATCTCTGCCCACATCCCGCCCACGTGTGCTGTAGTTTCCCAGATGTAGAAAATCTCTCACTTTATCAAAATCTTATCATAGCTGTTTGCTCCCACAGAGGTTCAACAATCAGACTTCGGAATATTAATAGAACAAGTTCAGAAAGGCTACAGCTCGCATGCATACAGGTGTGAATGACGGCAGCAAGTTCAGATATTTTAGTCACCATTGTTAGAGGAAGAAAGCTGTTTTCTTCCAGTATCTGTCATTGTACTGAAGCAGACACTTATCATTGACAAATCTCTCAAATAATCATTGGCAATTAtttcaaaaaaatgtcatgttgcACCGAAAATAGCTGCAATAATTTTGCAGGTGCATCAGCATACTACTCccaaaaatattttacattgGTGAAGAAGAAAGCGAGGCCAACACACAGATGAAGCAGTCAAAAAGTTCTTTATTAGAGTCCGTCATGTCTAGAATGTGTGGGTGAGTGAAAACGTGGTGTAACGCTTGTGATGGGTGCACCAAACCAAACAAAGGAGAAGGCTGAGGCGGATTCAGCAggcccagctgagagagagagagagagcgaggccCAATCCTAATCTCCACGCTCACTGACTCACTTTGAAGCGCATTCCCGCTGAGTGTACCAGCGCTTAGTGCTGTCCCACTGTCACACCATGAAGTGCTCTGCATACACGCCTGACTTTTATAACGCCACATTATGCACCGCGCACGAGTCTGCGTGTCTGCAGACCGCCACTCTGGGGCCCAGAGTTCATTGTGAAGTTGGAGACCTGAGGGATCTGACTTTTCTGCCCCCCATAAGATTTATAGATTGAACAGTTTCACATTTCAGTAACAGTCAAGACTGGCAGGTAGGGCAAAACTGGCAGGTAGAGCAAGACTAGCAGGAAGGGCAAGATTGGTATTCAAAACAATAAGAATGACACATTCTAATGTACTAACCAGCCCTCCTTCCTGTGACCCCCTTCAGGTACATCAGAACGCTATACCTCGGTATCATGTCGCGCCGCCAGAAGGAGCACCAACGGCGCTGGTACTGGGCCATGATGTTCGAGTACGCGGATGTCAACATGCTGCGACTGCTGGAGACGTTCCTGGAGTCTGCGCCACAGCtggtcctgcagctctgcatcaTGATCCAGGAGAATCGAGCCGAGACGCTGCAGTGTACGTGGAGCGCAGGGACAACACGACCAACACTCAAGCACAATACAACAGCTGCACCAACGACACATAGTCATTTCAcactgtggtttttttttttgttacagttGTCCCTAAAGTAAGCACAATCATAGGTGTTCTGGGGGATGTGGTAGCCAAAATCCATCAGCCTCCTGTTCCTTATTCATCCAGGAAATGTCTCATCTTGGCGGCCGCCCACTTGTGTTATTCATCGCTATCACTCCAGAGTTTTTAAGACACCTTTTACTTTAAGTGCAAATATGTGACTACAGCGTAGGGGTTGGATGATCACAGcatgaaaaataactttatatATCAGAGCAGCGTGTCACACACTACTTCTTATTTAAGAATATGTTAAAGTTACTACGCAGAACACCTCCAGTGAGTCATAGAAAATGTGTCACTGTCCTTTTTCTGCACGACTCAAATCAAATCTTGATTGCAGTGATGTTTCATCACATCATCcacctcttctcttcctctctccctctgtaggTATCTCCTCCCTTGGCTCCCTCCTGTCCCTCGCCTGGGTCTTGGCCTCGTACCACAAGCTCCTGCGAGACTCCCGCGACGACCAGCGCAGCATGAGCTACCGCGGCgcgctcctccaccttttcTGGCGCCTCTTCACCATCTCGTCCCGCGTCCTCTCGCTCGCCCTCTTCGCCTCCCTCTTCCACATCTACTTCGGCATCTTCGTGGTGGTCCACTGGTGCGCCATGGCGTTCTGGGTGGTGCACGGAGGCACCGACTTCTGCATGTCCAAGTGGGAGGAGGTGCTGTTCAATATGGTGGTTGGCATCGTCTACATCTTCTGCTGGTTTAATGTGAAGGAGGGGCGGACACGGTTTAGGATGGTGACGTACTACACTGTGGTGCTGGCAGAGAACACCATCCTCACCGGGCTGTGGTGAGTAACTGCATGTTCATATTAACACAGCTCATTCAGTCAATCAGACTCTTTAAGGCGAGGCAGGTTTACAGTATGCAGTAATGCATTGAAAAAACTCTGCTAACCTTAACTCTGACTAAATCTACACTAAACCTGAGCTGTGCTGCTTCTCTGGCACAGCTGAGGCAgttaaatacaaaattaaatattttaagtgTGGACTTGAAAATCTCAAGGGGGGCCCCTTCCCTGAGGTAACTAGGATTTAGTTCCACGGAAAGCTGGTAGAAAAGTGTTTTCCTGAGGATGTTGGTTTAGGTGTGGAAGAGCTCTATTAGTGTAAATGCTAGTAATGcagggggggaaaaaagacCTGGAACATGTTTGTTCCTTCTCTTGTCTTCTAACAGACGTGTACAAACTCACTTTAAAGACATAGCTTTTCCTTCCTGTCGACAAACAAGTACTACTCTTGTGTCCAAAGCCTGATTTCTCTTATTCCAATGTACCGCAGAGCTAAAGCAATGTTcgaacaaatattaaaaacacaccagTGAGCAACATTATTGCACTGGGTGATATTTCATTACCTTGAACACACGCACTGCAGTTTGTTTGGCTTAATCCCACATAAACCCTCCTGCTGCCCCGAGTGCTTACAAAAGCTGCAAATGTGGATACACATGctgctgaaaatagtcccaaacaAATCCAGTTTACTtctgtttgagaaacatttgttggGAAGAAGAATGGCCGCTTGCTTTGGGAAATAAATGTGGCTTTTAGGAAAATTAAAGGATGTGCTTTAAAGCCTGAAGGAGGAATCATTTGGCTGGTGTGGTAGtaagaaagtacaaaaacacagacattgaTGAAAATCGGTTAATCATTGGTGTAACaatgtagtcactttttatGAAGACTCAGAGGACTTGAACCTTTTGTGTTGCCTCTGCCCTCCAGGTACGCCTACAGAGACCCGGTGTTAACAGACTCCTACGCCGTCCCAGCGCTGTGCAGCGTCTACCTGACGTTCGCCTGTGGCGTCCTCGTCATGCTGCTGTACTACGGCTTCCTGCACCCGGCTACCGCTCACCTCCAGCCGAGCCCCGCCTCTTCCTGCTGCGCCCAACTGCTCTGGGGTCTCCCCCTCCCTCCGTCTGCCCCGGCCACGGCACCGCCCACGCCGGCCCACATGACCAAGTCGCAGACGGAAGAGGATGTGGCCGAGTCGTGTCTCCCCGTCTTCCAGGTGAGATCGGCGCCCCCCATCTCCAAACCGGAGGGCCCGCTAATAAAGATCGACATGCCCAGGAAGCGTTACCCAGCATGGGATGCCCACTACGTAGACAGGCGCCTGCGGAGGACTATAAACATCCTGCAGTACATAACGCCTGCTGCCGTGGGCATCCGTTACCGCGACGGACCCTTACTGTATGAACTGTTGCAGTACGAGTCctcactctgacacaaacacataagCACATATGCACCACCAAAAGACGTGTTTGTGTACACGGATAGAAAAGATTAAGAAACACATTCTCACATGCACAACTTGGCACTTGATGtaagcacacagacacaatagCAATCTGTCACACTTCTACAAGCAcaccccccaaacacacacacaaacacacaaacacacacactaatacagTCCTTGCGGGTACCTTTGACCTGTGAGTCCCATGGCCATGACTCAACAAGCTGCTTCAGCGCGAgtccatctctttctctcttcatccttctgtctctctctctttccaatcCCTCTGATCTCGCTTCATCTGTTCTCATTAATATGATTTAACAAGTCTGCGCTCCGctgtgagggagaaaaaaacaaaaagagaaggaaacacaAGTTTCCCATTGGAGTCCTTGAACACCGCATGCCGTTTACATGACGTCGCTCACACACTCACGGGTCTCAGTAGATTAAAAGATGTGAACAAGAGGGGAAGAACCGTCAATTTTAATAAGAGGAAATGTGAACTCGTTGTTAGTGTAGTCAACAggtagtgtatatattttcTATGTACAGacagaatgttttttatgtGTCGTTGTATTGTCGTCGACTTGGGACTCAGCGGTCAGACACGGCAGTTTGTGGGGTTGGTCGACAAGGTTAACTGGGAGAACCGAGAGTGGTGCGGCATGATGGGAAAGATAGAGCTATAGTGAGGGGATTAGCATCTAATGAGAACTCagattataaaaaaattctGCTTATCagacatatttaacattttgagatttaacAATTCCCCAAATTGTCAAGAAGATGATTAATAAGACTTTTGTCTGTGAATAAATATGGAGATTAGTATAAAACTTAAGGCTCTGTAAGTCCAAAGTGACTTCTTAAACTAACAAATCAACATATTTGAACTAATTTGagatatgaaaatgttaaattttgtgCTGAAGCTTTTCCTTGGCAGCTTGCAGTCCGTCTTGCAATGTCAAAAAATAGTCTGTTACGATTTCAGTGGTGCTGGT from Notolabrus celidotus isolate fNotCel1 chromosome 24, fNotCel1.pri, whole genome shotgun sequence harbors:
- the LOC117808251 gene encoding XK-related protein 6 — protein: MAAQSDGSKAGVGYSGSGFAQLYDVDAEEPMDSAAIHICQCCRTSACYWGCRSACLGSLLGGGQPAGGVGIRETHCPPREQLWLDCLWIILALLVFFWDVGTDLCLAMDYYQRKDYLWFGLTLFFVLVPSVLVQILSFRWFVQDYTGGGLGEVEGLTKRGTVALGCLYPGRDRLQLASIWLWQVTIHILQLGQVWRYIRTLYLGIMSRRQKEHQRRWYWAMMFEYADVNMLRLLETFLESAPQLVLQLCIMIQENRAETLQCISSLGSLLSLAWVLASYHKLLRDSRDDQRSMSYRGALLHLFWRLFTISSRVLSLALFASLFHIYFGIFVVVHWCAMAFWVVHGGTDFCMSKWEEVLFNMVVGIVYIFCWFNVKEGRTRFRMVTYYTVVLAENTILTGLWYAYRDPVLTDSYAVPALCSVYLTFACGVLVMLLYYGFLHPATAHLQPSPASSCCAQLLWGLPLPPSAPATAPPTPAHMTKSQTEEDVAESCLPVFQVRSAPPISKPEGPLIKIDMPRKRYPAWDAHYVDRRLRRTINILQYITPAAVGIRYRDGPLLYELLQYESSL